The window ACACCCAACCCAATTGATCCTCGAGACAAATCGATTATATATCCGTCCGTTATCTTACGACCACCTTGTACAATATACCGACCTGGATAATTCCCTCGAAAATAGCCTTGGGCTTGAGCCCTATCCAAGGTCCTTACCGGGGGAGCTCAAGGAAGCGCTGGAGCAGGCGATCCTGCCGATGGTAAAGCAGGCGGGGGATGACCTGCTGTATTGCACTTTATGGACCATCATTGAGAAGGAACATAACCGTATGGTGGGGGATCTCTGCTTCAAAGGTGCACCGAATGCAGCGGGGGAGATTGAGATCGGTTACGGGACCTATGCCGATTTCCAGGGCAGGGGTTTTATGACGGAGGCTATCGGGCGAATCCTGCAGTGGGCTTTCAATCAGCCAGGTGTGCAGGCGGTTATTGCGGAGACGGATAAGGGGAATATTGCATCCCACCAGACGCTAAAGAAGAATGGCTTTGAAGTATATAAGGAGGAAGGGGAAATGATTTGGTGGCGATTGAGGAAATAACTCTTCGCGTTACTTTTTATAACGCAAAGTCCGCGAAGGACCGCAGAGGACGCAAAGAGGGCCATCCACCAAAGCGGACAGCCCCCGGGACTAAACCAAATCTACATCCCTCAACAGATCTTTATTTCCATCCCCCTCCCAGGGCCTGGTAAATATTTACAAGTGTTATAAGTTGCTCCTTACGGGTCTCCACCAATTCCATGCGCGCTTCGAGTACATCGCGCTGGGTCAGCAGCACTTCCATATAATCGGCGCGGGCAGATTTGAAAAGGTTGCCGGAAATGGCCACCGACTGCGCCAATGCAGCTACCTGCTGGTCCTTCAAGGCATAGCCCTGCTTCAGGTTCTCGATCTTCGACAACTGGTTGCTCACCTCAATGAAACCATTCAGGATACTGCGTTCGTAATTGAACACCGCCTGCACCTGTTTCGCATTCGCATTTGCGTAATTCGCCTTGATGGCATTGCGGTTCACCAGGGGAGCCATCAAGTCGCCGGCAAGACCATAGAGGATTGACTCCGGCGTACTGAACAGATAAGCCGGATTAAAGGCCCGATAACCCAATCCCGCTACAATACTCACGGAAGGATAAAAATTCGCGCGGGCAATGGCCACTTCCAGTTTGTTCGCCTGCAGCTCCAGCTCCGCCTGACGGATATCCGGCCTGTTCACCAGCAACTGCGAAGGCACGCCTGTCCTGATGGGTTCAGGCAGTGCTGTATTGAACTGATTGGATTGCCTGGCCACCGGACCAGGGAAACGGCCCACCAAAAAATTGATCCTGTTCTCCGTTTCGATGATCTGTTGCCGGATGGCATAGACCTGGCTCTGGTTCTTCAGCACTTCCGCTTCAAAACGTTTAACGGCCAGTTCGGTTACCCGCGCTGCCTGCTTCTCCTGCCGGATGATCTCCAGTGCATTCTGCTGGATCGCGATATTCTGCTGCAGGATCTCTAACTGGTTATCCAGTGCCAGCAATTCATAATAGGAATTGGCGATCTCGGCCACCAGATGGGTGACCATGAAGTTCCGGCCTTCGATCGTACTCAAATATTTCAGTGCGGCTACCTTCTTCGCATTGTGCAGCTTCTTCCAGATATCCACTTCCCAGGAAGCATAGACGCCGACCATCAAATCTCCCAGCGGCTCGGGAAATTCCTTGCCCGGCTTGATCTCAGTATTGGCATCATTGGCGCC is drawn from Flavihumibacter rivuli and contains these coding sequences:
- a CDS encoding GNAT family N-acetyltransferase encodes the protein MAHPTQLILETNRLYIRPLSYDHLVQYTDLDNSLENSLGLEPYPRSLPGELKEALEQAILPMVKQAGDDLLYCTLWTIIEKEHNRMVGDLCFKGAPNAAGEIEIGYGTYADFQGRGFMTEAIGRILQWAFNQPGVQAVIAETDKGNIASHQTLKKNGFEVYKEEGEMIWWRLRK
- a CDS encoding TolC family protein; the protein is MTRIHMNKAMGLLGGLLFFAACSIPPAVQKTPQTNTPASFAGSQDTVNSAQLNWRDYFKDPNLVALIDTALLHNQELNIMLQEIQVANNEIRIRKGEYLPFVNVRAGAGVEKVGRYTSQGANDANTEIKPGKEFPEPLGDLMVGVYASWEVDIWKKLHNAKKVAALKYLSTIEGRNFMVTHLVAEIANSYYELLALDNQLEILQQNIAIQQNALEIIRQEKQAARVTELAVKRFEAEVLKNQSQVYAIRQQIIETENRINFLVGRFPGPVARQSNQFNTALPEPIRTGVPSQLLVNRPDIRQAELELQANKLEVAIARANFYPSVSIVAGLGYRAFNPAYLFSTPESILYGLAGDLMAPLVNRNAIKANYANANAKQVQAVFNYERSILNGFIEVSNQLSKIENLKQGYALKDQQVAALAQSVAISGNLFKSARADYMEVLLTQRDVLEARMELVETRKEQLITLVNIYQALGGGWK